In one Leptogranulimonas caecicola genomic region, the following are encoded:
- a CDS encoding ABC transporter permease: protein MTGGVVNIGYPQLLFAVALIAVDLLVSWKLRLGLVKSITISTVRLLIQLLALGFVLGYLFQYQTFWWVALAVAVMSLAATQIACDRTRKTVHGIAPSVFLSIFVPSVSVALVVVDGVIGATPWWNAQQLIPIMGMVMGNALSSVSVAIERLFADMDARSQEMYTLVALGATPREAAFPSIKAAVSAGMAPTLATMCAAGIVQIPGMMSGQILAGADPMVAAKYQIVVLLMISAASTAAIVAACYLAYKRRFSSEGYYLEPGLRDDLSQKGPRP from the coding sequence GGCTACCCTCAGCTCCTGTTCGCAGTGGCTCTTATAGCGGTGGACCTCCTGGTCTCCTGGAAGCTGCGCTTGGGGCTGGTAAAATCCATCACCATCTCCACGGTCCGCCTGCTCATCCAGCTTCTGGCCTTGGGCTTTGTGCTGGGCTACCTCTTTCAATATCAAACCTTTTGGTGGGTTGCATTGGCAGTGGCGGTGATGTCTCTGGCGGCCACCCAGATCGCCTGCGACCGCACCCGCAAAACGGTGCACGGCATAGCCCCCAGCGTTTTTCTCTCCATCTTTGTGCCGTCGGTGTCGGTGGCCCTGGTGGTGGTTGACGGGGTTATCGGCGCGACGCCTTGGTGGAACGCCCAGCAACTCATCCCCATTATGGGCATGGTGATGGGCAACGCGCTCTCCTCGGTGTCGGTGGCCATCGAGCGCCTTTTTGCCGACATGGACGCGCGCAGCCAGGAGATGTATACGCTGGTGGCGCTGGGGGCAACCCCTCGGGAAGCGGCGTTTCCCTCCATCAAGGCGGCAGTGTCGGCGGGCATGGCGCCTACCCTGGCTACCATGTGTGCCGCTGGCATTGTGCAGATCCCCGGGATGATGAGCGGCCAGATCCTGGCCGGGGCAGATCCTATGGTGGCGGCCAAATACCAGATCGTGGTGCTGCTTATGATCAGCGCTGCCAGCACCGCGGCCATCGTGGCTGCCTGTTATCTGGCCTACAAGCGGCGCTTTAGCTCGGAGGGCTACTATCTGGAGCCGGGCCTTAGAGATGACCTCTCTCAGAAGGGTCCAAGGCCCTAG
- a CDS encoding pyridoxal phosphate-dependent aminotransferase → MPVNATMYDYGAQKSSIREIAAYGAARKAQIGAQNVFDFSLGNPSVPAPPQVRKAIQEALELPSLELHGYTPAAGLMSCRSAVANSINRRFGTGYDASDFFMTVGAAASLSCVFNAVVVPGDEVIVISPYFPEYKVWIETAGATCVEVPALPDTFNLDVEAIAAALNARTKAVVINSPNNPVGVVYDAETLARLAVALEKAERTFGSTIYLVSDEPYREITYGAEVPWVPGVYDRTLVCYSYSKSLSLPGERVGWVLVPNTNPNHDLLVNAVAGAARALGFVCAPSLFQRVIERCVDVPTDVVAYAENRSLLTRGLSGLGYEYVEPEGAFYLWVKALEPDAQAFFERAKSFELLPVPSDSFGCSGWVRVGYCVSRETIANSMGAWASLMESYRQ, encoded by the coding sequence ATGCCTGTCAACGCCACCATGTATGACTACGGTGCGCAAAAATCGTCCATCCGCGAGATCGCTGCCTACGGCGCCGCACGCAAGGCGCAGATCGGCGCCCAAAACGTCTTCGACTTCTCGCTGGGAAACCCCTCGGTGCCGGCGCCCCCTCAGGTGCGCAAGGCCATTCAAGAGGCCCTGGAGCTGCCTTCGCTGGAGCTCCACGGCTATACGCCGGCAGCGGGTCTCATGAGCTGCCGATCTGCAGTGGCCAACTCCATCAACCGCCGCTTTGGCACGGGCTACGATGCCTCTGACTTCTTCATGACGGTGGGTGCCGCCGCCTCGCTTTCCTGCGTGTTCAACGCGGTGGTGGTCCCCGGCGACGAGGTCATCGTGATCTCTCCCTACTTCCCTGAGTACAAGGTGTGGATCGAGACCGCCGGCGCCACCTGCGTCGAGGTGCCTGCGCTGCCAGACACCTTCAACCTTGATGTGGAGGCCATCGCCGCCGCCCTCAATGCCCGCACCAAGGCCGTGGTGATCAACTCTCCCAACAACCCCGTGGGCGTGGTCTACGACGCCGAGACGCTGGCTCGTTTGGCCGTAGCCCTGGAGAAAGCCGAGCGCACCTTTGGCTCCACCATCTATCTGGTGAGCGACGAGCCCTATCGCGAGATCACCTACGGAGCCGAGGTCCCCTGGGTTCCCGGCGTCTACGACCGCACGCTGGTGTGCTACTCCTACTCCAAGTCGCTGTCTTTGCCCGGCGAGCGCGTGGGCTGGGTGCTTGTCCCCAACACCAATCCAAATCACGACCTGCTGGTAAACGCCGTGGCAGGCGCCGCCCGTGCCCTGGGCTTTGTGTGCGCTCCCTCGCTCTTTCAGCGCGTCATCGAGCGCTGCGTGGACGTCCCTACAGACGTGGTCGCCTATGCCGAGAACCGCAGCCTCCTTACCCGCGGCCTCTCTGGCCTTGGCTATGAGTATGTGGAGCCCGAAGGCGCCTTCTACCTGTGGGTCAAAGCCTTAGAGCCCGACGCTCAAGCCTTCTTCGAGCGCGCCAAGTCCTTCGAGCTGCTGCCGGTGCCCAGTGATTCTTTTGGTTGTTCTGGCTGGGTGCGCGTGGGTTACTGCGTCTCCCGTGAGACCATAGCAAACTCCATGGGCGCCTGGGCGTCTTTGATGGAGAGCTATCGCCAGTAA
- a CDS encoding PHP domain-containing protein: protein MALENRCDVHTHTVFSYHAYSTVEENVRAAHDRGLEILGIADHFSPLVSVSGDFREYQHFVNQNCWPRQWMGVTLLRGAEVDIVDLEGTFFGAAKDKTSGFFGEGRAPFSLLEECTRDCDYLVASVHEKGFAAGATPEQLAAMYGAAVCHPKVLILGHIGRTGLPFDIDSLLDVVAAQHKLVEINEHSFDLSAGANPVMEARCEAIVRACAERDISIAVNTDAHISFDVGRVPRAMALLKRVGFPERLVATRSAEAFLEAAAPVFSL from the coding sequence GTGGCCTTGGAAAACCGCTGCGACGTCCATACCCATACCGTCTTTTCCTATCATGCCTATTCCACAGTGGAAGAGAATGTGCGCGCAGCTCATGATCGCGGGTTGGAGATCCTGGGAATCGCCGACCATTTTTCGCCGTTGGTATCAGTCTCAGGCGATTTTAGGGAGTACCAGCACTTTGTCAACCAAAACTGCTGGCCTCGCCAGTGGATGGGCGTCACCTTGCTGCGCGGCGCCGAGGTAGACATCGTCGACCTGGAGGGCACCTTCTTTGGGGCTGCCAAAGACAAGACCTCGGGCTTCTTTGGCGAAGGGCGTGCGCCCTTCAGCCTGCTGGAGGAGTGCACGCGCGACTGCGATTATCTGGTGGCCTCGGTCCACGAGAAGGGTTTTGCTGCCGGAGCCACTCCCGAGCAGCTCGCAGCCATGTATGGTGCCGCTGTCTGCCATCCCAAGGTGCTCATCCTAGGCCACATTGGCCGCACGGGGCTTCCCTTCGACATCGACAGCCTTCTGGATGTGGTGGCCGCCCAGCACAAGCTAGTGGAGATCAATGAGCATAGCTTTGACTTGAGTGCCGGCGCCAACCCTGTCATGGAGGCTCGTTGCGAGGCCATTGTGCGTGCCTGCGCCGAGCGCGACATCTCCATAGCCGTCAACACCGACGCCCACATAAGCTTTGATGTGGGCCGCGTGCCACGTGCCATGGCGCTGCTCAAGCGCGTGGGCTTCCCTGAACGCCTTGTCGCCACCCGCTCCGCCGAGGCCTTCCTTGAGGCTGCTGCCCCCGTCTTCTCGCTCTAG
- a CDS encoding exodeoxyribonuclease III, protein MKKFVSWNVNGIRAIVRKNFMEVFDAQNADCFGVQETKCQEGQVELDLPGYYQTWSYAEKKGYSGTAVFSREKPIQVVRKTGLEVADVEGRICACEFEPYWFVSVYSPNSQDQLQRLSIREEWDAHLTHLLDDMAKDKPVILCGDLNVAHEPIDLKDPEKNAGHAGFTDAERDDLTRLLDSGFTDTFRYLHPDQADTYTWWSYRERGRLSNTGWRLDYFLVSNDLRDKISGAACLMDIEGSDHCPITLELDI, encoded by the coding sequence TTGAAGAAGTTTGTATCGTGGAACGTCAATGGCATTCGTGCCATCGTGCGTAAGAATTTTATGGAAGTCTTCGATGCCCAGAACGCCGACTGCTTTGGCGTCCAGGAGACCAAATGCCAAGAGGGCCAGGTAGAGCTCGATCTGCCGGGCTACTATCAAACCTGGTCCTATGCCGAGAAAAAAGGCTACAGCGGCACGGCGGTCTTCTCTCGCGAGAAACCCATTCAGGTGGTGCGCAAGACGGGCCTTGAAGTGGCAGACGTCGAGGGTCGCATCTGTGCCTGCGAGTTCGAGCCTTACTGGTTTGTCTCGGTCTACTCGCCCAACTCCCAAGACCAGCTGCAGCGCCTGAGCATCCGTGAGGAGTGGGACGCGCATCTTACCCACTTGCTGGACGACATGGCCAAGGACAAGCCAGTGATTCTCTGCGGCGACCTCAATGTGGCCCATGAGCCTATCGATCTCAAAGATCCCGAGAAGAACGCCGGCCATGCAGGCTTCACCGACGCTGAGCGCGACGATCTCACGCGTCTTTTGGACTCCGGCTTCACTGATACCTTCCGCTATTTGCACCCCGATCAGGCAGACACCTACACCTGGTGGAGCTATCGCGAGCGCGGGCGCCTTTCCAACACCGGCTGGCGCCTGGATTACTTCCTGGTCTCCAATGACCTGCGCGACAAGATCTCTGGCGCAGCCTGTCTCATGGACATCGAGGGCTCCGACCACTGCCCCATCACGCTGGAGCTGGATATCTAA
- a CDS encoding patatin-like phospholipase family protein, whose translation MPYIANAALCFEGGGMRAAYTGAFSQAITEVGLEFRYVCGISAGSSLTANHVARDPHRSRLQFVDYAEDPRFGGLSHFMHGDGFFNSDYLYEGCVASGEVPIAWQAFCDNPAEAVMQAFSATTGRTVVWHKRDYKDAVDLASHCRASSTMPLLMNPIAIDGEVMFDGGLGEGAGLPHPMALADGAEKLVVITTRPRGYRKQTYGTAHKVLIRRTFGAYPLVAEALITRPQRYNAALAQLEELERQGRALVIRPDTMPVQNSTLDTQKLDEAWDLGYIQAARDLERVIAFCR comes from the coding sequence ATGCCCTACATCGCCAATGCCGCCCTGTGCTTTGAAGGCGGCGGAATGCGCGCAGCCTATACCGGGGCCTTCTCTCAAGCTATCACCGAGGTAGGCCTGGAGTTTCGGTATGTCTGCGGGATCTCGGCCGGCTCCTCGCTCACCGCAAACCATGTGGCCCGCGACCCCCACCGCTCCCGCCTGCAGTTTGTGGACTATGCCGAGGACCCCCGTTTTGGAGGCCTCTCCCACTTTATGCACGGCGACGGCTTCTTTAACTCCGACTACCTCTACGAGGGCTGCGTGGCCTCAGGCGAAGTGCCCATAGCATGGCAAGCCTTCTGCGACAACCCGGCCGAAGCCGTGATGCAGGCGTTCTCTGCCACCACCGGCCGTACGGTGGTATGGCACAAACGCGACTACAAAGACGCCGTCGACCTGGCCAGCCACTGCCGCGCCAGCTCCACCATGCCCCTGCTCATGAACCCCATCGCCATCGACGGCGAAGTGATGTTTGACGGCGGCCTGGGCGAAGGCGCGGGGCTTCCCCACCCCATGGCGCTGGCCGACGGCGCAGAGAAACTCGTGGTCATCACCACACGTCCTCGGGGCTACCGCAAGCAAACCTACGGCACGGCGCACAAGGTGCTCATCCGCCGCACCTTTGGTGCCTACCCCCTGGTTGCCGAGGCCCTCATCACCCGCCCCCAGCGCTACAACGCCGCCCTCGCACAGCTGGAAGAGCTGGAGCGCCAAGGCCGCGCCCTGGTAATCCGCCCCGACACTATGCCGGTGCAAAACTCCACCTTAGACACCCAAAAGCTCGATGAAGCCTGGGACCTGGGCTACATCCAAGCCGCCCGCGACCTAGAGCGCGTCATCGCCTTCTGCCGCTAA
- a CDS encoding NAD-dependent protein deacylase, producing the protein MELITDIAEARQTLAQAVDESQNLVFLGGAGVSVASGIPDFRSVDGLYHQKFDYPPETMLSHEFYETHPEEFFRFYKEKMIPRGAKPNQAHYKLAQLEQDGPLKAVLTQNIDGLHQMAGSKSVLELHGSVHRNKCLRCGEVYSAQWVLDQPGVPVCDQCGGPIKPDVVLYGEALDQQVLNVAADAVAGCDTLVIGGTSLVVWPVAGLVQLFGGKRLVMVNLQPTPQDAVADLMIRVPIEEAFDF; encoded by the coding sequence ATGGAGTTGATAACTGATATCGCGGAGGCCCGGCAGACGTTGGCCCAAGCAGTGGATGAGAGCCAAAACCTGGTGTTTCTGGGAGGCGCGGGGGTCTCGGTGGCCAGCGGCATCCCGGACTTTCGCTCGGTGGACGGGCTTTACCATCAGAAGTTCGACTATCCGCCCGAGACCATGCTCTCCCACGAGTTTTACGAGACGCACCCTGAGGAGTTCTTTCGGTTTTACAAAGAAAAGATGATTCCTCGCGGGGCAAAACCCAACCAAGCCCACTACAAATTGGCCCAGCTAGAGCAGGACGGCCCCTTGAAGGCGGTGCTCACCCAAAACATCGACGGCTTGCACCAGATGGCTGGCAGCAAAAGTGTGCTGGAGCTTCATGGCTCGGTGCACCGCAACAAGTGCCTGCGCTGCGGCGAGGTCTACTCGGCCCAATGGGTGCTGGATCAGCCGGGAGTGCCGGTATGCGACCAGTGCGGCGGCCCTATCAAACCGGATGTGGTGCTCTATGGAGAGGCCCTTGACCAGCAGGTCCTCAATGTCGCAGCCGATGCGGTGGCCGGCTGCGACACCCTCGTCATTGGCGGGACCTCTTTGGTGGTGTGGCCGGTAGCTGGCTTGGTGCAGCTTTTTGGCGGCAAGAGGCTCGTCATGGTGAACCTTCAGCCTACGCCCCAGGACGCGGTGGCAGACCTCATGATCCGCGTGCCTATCGAGGAAGCCTTCGACTTCTAG
- the folE gene encoding GTP cyclohydrolase I FolE: protein MAAEHGMDRAKIEAGVRLMLEGMGEDPEREGLKDTPARVARAMEECCGGLGRDAKELFSVTFDAECHDVVIVRDIAFYSLCEHHLLPFFGVAHIAYIPGDDGRVCGISKLARAVELYARRPQLQERLCAQVADAIVENLEPRGVVVIMEAEHLCMTMRGVRKPGARTTTSAVRGCFAKNPTTRAEALKLIFDGTHA, encoded by the coding sequence ATGGCGGCCGAGCACGGTATGGATCGGGCAAAGATCGAGGCAGGGGTACGCCTGATGCTTGAGGGCATGGGCGAGGACCCTGAGCGCGAAGGGCTCAAAGACACGCCGGCGCGCGTGGCTCGGGCTATGGAGGAGTGCTGCGGGGGGCTTGGCCGCGATGCCAAAGAGCTGTTCTCGGTGACTTTCGACGCAGAATGCCATGATGTGGTTATCGTGCGCGACATCGCCTTTTACTCCCTGTGCGAGCATCACTTGCTGCCCTTTTTTGGCGTGGCCCACATCGCCTACATCCCCGGCGACGACGGTCGGGTCTGCGGCATCTCCAAGCTGGCTCGCGCGGTGGAGCTCTATGCGAGGCGCCCGCAGCTGCAGGAGCGCCTTTGCGCCCAGGTGGCCGACGCCATCGTGGAAAACCTTGAGCCTCGCGGCGTGGTAGTCATCATGGAGGCCGAGCATCTGTGCATGACCATGCGCGGGGTAAGAAAGCCTGGGGCGCGCACCACCACCTCGGCGGTGAGGGGTTGCTTTGCCAAGAACCCCACCACCCGCGCCGAGGCCCTGAAGCTCATCTTCGACGGCACCCACGCGTAA
- the folK gene encoding 2-amino-4-hydroxy-6-hydroxymethyldihydropteridine diphosphokinase, translating to MLREDFATWQCGDRELSLARPRIMGVLNVTPDSFSDGGQNFDADLAIARGLELLDQGADIVDVGGESTRPGFVPVDPDEEARRVLPVIRELARAGALVSVDTRHASVAAMALRMGARIVNDVTGFTDPAMVSVATGSNCGLVVVHAGEVSDHPQRKSVLLDSDPRVRAQEAAEKPAPAAGESPAAGASENATGGEAAAQEGVASGEAAPASVPQGATGPAGSAASRLDEVMRRSARGYTSPTVRLSSGSHRRFTLPESAPIMRRIMGFLGDQARTLMRAGVAHDRIALDPGPGFGKLADEDVVIQRATAQMASMGYPICCAISRKRFVGAISGVDEAAQRDAATIGAALAAAAAGARILRVHDVAHTAEALNGFWTIAHPAQVRAFVALGSNVGDRLGYLARAVALINEIPLTCVVAVSRAYESDPAYGIATPVANAVAEIRTELAPEVLLGHLLAIEDALGRTRVPGEEGHGPRTIDCDLVFMEGETHGGSRLRLPHPGLTERDFVLVPMEDLVRDPARYLRHAGVTVKPREERVGIVRAQLGPIEW from the coding sequence ATGCTTAGAGAGGACTTTGCCACCTGGCAGTGCGGCGACCGCGAGTTGTCGTTGGCTCGCCCACGCATCATGGGTGTGCTCAATGTGACGCCGGACTCGTTCTCCGACGGCGGCCAGAACTTCGATGCCGACCTGGCCATCGCCCGCGGCCTGGAGCTTTTGGACCAGGGTGCAGATATCGTCGATGTGGGCGGCGAGTCTACGCGCCCCGGCTTTGTGCCGGTGGACCCCGACGAAGAGGCTCGCCGCGTCCTGCCTGTCATCCGCGAGCTGGCGCGGGCGGGGGCGCTGGTCTCGGTGGATACCCGCCATGCCTCGGTGGCCGCCATGGCCCTGCGCATGGGGGCGCGCATCGTCAACGACGTCACCGGCTTCACCGACCCCGCCATGGTCTCTGTGGCCACCGGCTCCAACTGCGGTTTGGTGGTAGTCCATGCAGGCGAGGTCTCCGACCATCCCCAGCGAAAGTCCGTGCTTTTGGACTCCGACCCTCGCGTCCGGGCCCAAGAAGCTGCCGAGAAACCCGCTCCCGCTGCCGGCGAGTCTCCTGCCGCTGGAGCGTCTGAGAATGCAACCGGCGGCGAAGCTGCGGCCCAGGAGGGCGTCGCTTCTGGCGAGGCTGCCCCGGCCTCTGTGCCCCAGGGCGCTACAGGGCCTGCAGGCTCTGCCGCCAGCCGTCTGGACGAGGTCATGCGCCGCAGCGCTCGGGGGTACACTAGCCCAACCGTGCGCCTGTCCTCTGGCTCCCATCGCCGCTTCACGCTGCCCGAGAGCGCCCCCATCATGCGCCGCATCATGGGCTTTTTGGGCGATCAAGCCCGCACCCTCATGCGCGCCGGCGTGGCTCACGACCGCATCGCGTTGGACCCAGGCCCTGGCTTTGGCAAGCTGGCCGACGAAGACGTGGTCATCCAGCGGGCCACTGCTCAGATGGCTTCCATGGGCTATCCCATTTGCTGCGCCATCTCCCGCAAGCGCTTTGTGGGGGCCATCTCCGGCGTGGACGAGGCTGCCCAGCGCGACGCTGCCACTATCGGCGCAGCGCTGGCCGCCGCTGCCGCCGGCGCCCGCATCCTGCGCGTGCATGACGTGGCCCACACTGCCGAAGCCCTGAACGGCTTTTGGACCATCGCTCATCCCGCCCAGGTGCGCGCTTTTGTGGCTTTGGGCTCCAACGTGGGCGATCGCTTGGGCTATTTGGCCCGCGCCGTGGCCCTCATCAACGAGATCCCCCTCACCTGCGTGGTGGCGGTGAGTCGCGCCTACGAGTCAGATCCTGCCTATGGCATCGCGACTCCTGTGGCCAACGCGGTAGCAGAGATACGTACCGAGCTGGCGCCGGAAGTCCTTCTCGGCCACCTGCTGGCCATCGAGGACGCCCTGGGCCGCACCCGCGTGCCGGGCGAGGAGGGCCACGGGCCTCGCACCATCGACTGCGACCTGGTGTTTATGGAAGGCGAGACCCACGGCGGCAGCCGGCTGAGGCTGCCCCATCCCGGTCTCACCGAGCGCGACTTTGTGCTGGTCCCCATGGAGGACCTGGTGCGCGATCCGGCGCGCTACCTGCGCCACGCCGGCGTGACGGTGAAACCCCGCGAGGAGCGCGTGGGTATCGTGCGCGCCCAGCTAGGCCCCATCGAGTGGTAA
- a CDS encoding biotin--[acetyl-CoA-carboxylase] ligase: MQSSWLPEAASVLDDIKTLGREGKPAGTLSVVGAQSHGRARQGHLWLDARAPLAAGVLLRPQAPMGLLVGLAPVCGYACVQALKAAGVPCALAWPNDIVTEGAKLGSVVCEAGYGDGVFVAAAVMLNVAGAPASFASCGSPEPRPAATLGAFLPELAQDAQKCARLGQDLCAAMEGECERWSAAIGQGAGAAGPLGPILSAWFDEMPLMGQPVRALLPDGRAAAEGLLAGIDGWGRITVVGADGQEHELSFEQASVRPMAQECEPEAQ; encoded by the coding sequence ATGCAGAGTTCTTGGCTTCCTGAGGCCGCATCGGTTCTGGACGACATCAAAACCCTGGGCCGAGAGGGTAAGCCCGCAGGTACCTTGAGCGTCGTCGGGGCTCAGTCCCATGGACGAGCCCGTCAGGGCCACCTTTGGCTCGATGCCCGGGCCCCCTTGGCCGCGGGCGTCCTTTTGCGCCCCCAGGCTCCCATGGGCCTGCTCGTCGGCCTTGCCCCTGTCTGCGGCTACGCTTGCGTGCAGGCGCTCAAGGCCGCTGGTGTGCCCTGCGCACTGGCTTGGCCCAACGACATCGTGACAGAGGGCGCCAAGTTGGGATCTGTGGTGTGCGAGGCAGGCTATGGCGACGGGGTTTTCGTGGCCGCCGCCGTCATGCTCAACGTGGCCGGCGCCCCCGCCTCTTTCGCGAGCTGCGGCTCACCGGAGCCTCGTCCTGCGGCAACGCTGGGGGCGTTCTTGCCGGAGCTTGCCCAAGATGCCCAGAAATGCGCCCGTCTAGGCCAGGACCTCTGCGCTGCCATGGAGGGGGAGTGCGAGCGTTGGAGCGCCGCCATCGGTCAGGGCGCCGGGGCTGCGGGCCCCTTGGGTCCCATTCTCTCTGCCTGGTTTGACGAGATGCCCCTTATGGGACAGCCGGTTCGGGCGCTTCTGCCCGATGGCCGGGCGGCCGCCGAGGGCCTTCTAGCCGGCATCGACGGCTGGGGCCGCATCACTGTCGTTGGCGCCGACGGCCAGGAGCACGAGCTCTCCTTCGAGCAAGCTTCAGTGCGACCGATGGCCCAAGAATGCGAGCCCGAGGCGCAATAG
- a CDS encoding type III pantothenate kinase, whose product MFLSVDVGNTQTTLGLIGPSGDVCQCWRAQTDKRATSDEILMILTNFLAGRGYSLESVDAVAVASVVPSLQHAWNACLARLRKPHLMVGTLKEPPIPIRMPYPTQVGADRIANAMEALACYGAPVIVVDFGTATNIDVVAPDGAFVGGVIAPGIMLSAEALFQRASKLSSTPIEVPPHTIGSTSEEALQSGIVVGAAAMAEGLVARIQEELGAPGCPVIATGGLARTVDAVCTCFTQLDPQLTLRGIHRIWRHYRGEQG is encoded by the coding sequence ATGTTTTTATCGGTAGATGTGGGAAACACTCAAACCACGCTGGGGCTCATTGGCCCCTCGGGAGACGTATGCCAGTGCTGGCGCGCCCAAACCGATAAGCGCGCCACCTCGGATGAGATCTTGATGATCCTCACCAACTTTTTGGCAGGCCGCGGATACTCCCTGGAGTCTGTGGACGCAGTGGCAGTGGCGTCGGTAGTGCCGTCTCTCCAGCATGCCTGGAACGCCTGTCTGGCGAGGCTGCGAAAGCCCCACCTCATGGTGGGAACGCTCAAAGAGCCGCCCATCCCCATTCGCATGCCCTACCCCACCCAAGTGGGGGCAGACCGCATCGCCAACGCCATGGAAGCGCTGGCTTGCTATGGGGCCCCGGTCATCGTGGTGGATTTTGGCACCGCCACCAATATCGACGTGGTCGCCCCCGACGGCGCCTTTGTGGGGGGAGTCATCGCCCCCGGCATCATGCTTTCTGCCGAGGCCCTCTTCCAGCGCGCCTCCAAGCTTTCTTCCACCCCTATCGAAGTGCCGCCGCATACCATTGGCTCCACCTCGGAAGAGGCGCTTCAAAGCGGCATCGTGGTAGGAGCTGCGGCAATGGCAGAGGGCCTTGTGGCTCGCATTCAAGAAGAGCTTGGCGCCCCTGGCTGCCCGGTGATCGCCACCGGGGGCCTCGCGCGCACCGTCGATGCGGTGTGCACCTGCTTCACCCAGCTCGACCCCCAGCTCACGCTGCGGGGCATCCATCGCATCTGGCGCCATTACCGGGGCGAGCAAGGCTAA
- the rpmE gene encoding 50S ribosomal protein L31 — MKKNIHPEYMECTVRCSCGNTWTTRATVPEMTLDLCDKCHPFYTGTQKLVDTGGRVQRFADKFGGAAKAQLDKAAARKAANAEKDAQQRAERAAKAEAKAAAKAARAAEYAKKAEAEAAAKAAEAVADEAVAEVAEAETEAAKDAE; from the coding sequence ATGAAGAAGAACATCCATCCTGAGTACATGGAGTGCACCGTTCGCTGCTCCTGCGGCAACACCTGGACCACCCGTGCCACCGTGCCCGAGATGACTCTGGATCTTTGCGACAAGTGCCACCCCTTCTACACCGGCACTCAGAAGCTGGTCGACACCGGCGGACGCGTTCAGCGCTTTGCCGACAAGTTTGGCGGCGCCGCCAAGGCCCAGCTGGACAAGGCTGCTGCCCGCAAAGCCGCCAATGCCGAGAAGGACGCCCAACAGCGCGCCGAGCGTGCTGCCAAGGCTGAGGCCAAGGCTGCCGCCAAGGCCGCCCGCGCTGCCGAGTACGCCAAGAAGGCTGAGGCCGAGGCTGCCGCCAAGGCCGCTGAGGCTGTTGCCGACGAGGCGGTAGCCGAGGTTGCCGAGGCTGAGACCGAGGCTGCAAAGGACGCTGAGTAA
- a CDS encoding SurA N-terminal domain-containing protein: MDLEIHKPAPLKIGDRYHYTLSSYDPVSITVTVSQVTDADIDFAIAGIASSNGIKPEDIDDAWVAEHIDGASTVQEFRTTLRSQLEAMNTQSVEQSKPALCAQQLALRLNQAVPMDEIAKYRSALEQSMSFEAAQAGMDLATYAAHMGIDSAAMTAMLDDRAAHVAGEQAALSAYAAEKKLKVADQEIPALLGLNPQDGEKVIEQARGAGQLEDLRADALNMKAARVITSECNCTYKHESAEEAQARSEQLKAFAEMMLTQQNEETQDDKGDDKEDNKSNFKLV; encoded by the coding sequence ATGGATCTTGAGATTCACAAGCCGGCACCACTCAAAATTGGCGACCGCTATCACTACACCCTTTCTAGCTACGATCCAGTGTCCATCACTGTGACTGTGAGCCAGGTGACCGATGCCGACATCGACTTTGCCATCGCCGGCATCGCCTCAAGCAATGGCATCAAGCCTGAAGACATCGATGATGCTTGGGTAGCCGAGCATATCGATGGCGCTTCCACCGTCCAGGAGTTCCGCACTACCTTGCGCAGCCAGCTTGAGGCCATGAACACCCAGTCGGTGGAGCAGTCCAAGCCCGCGCTCTGCGCCCAACAGTTGGCACTCCGCCTTAACCAGGCAGTTCCTATGGACGAGATCGCCAAGTACCGTAGCGCTCTGGAGCAATCCATGAGCTTTGAGGCCGCCCAGGCTGGCATGGATCTTGCCACCTATGCCGCCCACATGGGCATCGACAGCGCCGCAATGACCGCCATGCTAGATGACCGCGCTGCTCATGTGGCTGGCGAGCAAGCCGCTCTTTCTGCCTACGCTGCCGAGAAGAAGCTCAAAGTCGCAGACCAGGAAATTCCAGCCCTTCTAGGCCTTAATCCTCAAGACGGCGAGAAGGTCATCGAGCAGGCTCGCGGCGCAGGGCAGCTTGAAGACCTTCGAGCTGACGCCCTCAACATGAAGGCCGCTCGCGTCATCACCAGCGAGTGCAACTGCACCTACAAGCACGAGTCTGCAGAGGAGGCCCAGGCACGCTCCGAGCAGCTCAAGGCCTTTGCAGAGATGATGCTGACTCAGCAGAATGAAGAAACCCAGGATGACAAGGGCGACGACAAAGAGGACAACAAGAGCAACTTCAAGCTGGTGTAG